Proteins from a genomic interval of Desulfovulcanus ferrireducens:
- a CDS encoding NUDIX domain-containing protein produces the protein MSYSISCPKCGQSILHYRNPIPTVDIIIFSPPKQVVLIERRNPPLGWALPGGFVDYGESVEQAALREAKEETNLDVVLTGLLGVYSHPQRDPRFHTLSIVFMASAQDLTRLKASDDARLARLFSLDALPELAFDHGQILRDFVAYLERFKA, from the coding sequence ATGTCTTACTCTATATCCTGTCCTAAATGTGGACAATCTATTCTTCATTATCGCAATCCGATTCCTACTGTTGATATTATTATTTTTTCTCCCCCCAAGCAGGTTGTCCTGATTGAGCGCAGGAACCCACCCCTTGGGTGGGCCTTACCAGGTGGATTTGTCGATTATGGAGAGTCTGTGGAGCAAGCTGCTCTGCGCGAGGCAAAGGAAGAGACCAACCTGGATGTAGTTTTAACAGGCCTTCTAGGTGTTTACTCTCATCCTCAGCGTGATCCCCGTTTTCATACCTTAAGTATTGTCTTTATGGCCAGTGCACAGGACTTAACTAGACTGAAAGCCAGTGATGATGCAAGACTAGCCAGATTGTTTTCCCTGGACGCGTTGCCTGAACTTGCTTTTGACCACGGTCAGATACTCAGGGATTTTGTAGCCTATCTTGAACGGTTCAAGGCTTAA
- a CDS encoding ROK family protein, giving the protein MFICLDLGGTHVRGTWLDEQGKHGPVLVLPRKKTLEGTKEALSELIIRLKGDCPSQVQKIGLASAGPFDRQGKVYLSPTNMPELSGFKVGSFIQERFALDVILENDAQAAALGEVWQGGLKGENHAIVLTLGTGVGSGVIFNARIWRGAHDTGPELGHIYLGPGLGEKCGCGQVGCAETWLNKKALLDLFAKHELALNDPKEIWPYLKNGHAGGIKALREYGHRLGLFLTQLMIIFDIKAIGLAGGISSLSRYFLTGTWITIKQRLQKRPWLWPEKIVASPDPQMSALWGMASLMRGDYEAE; this is encoded by the coding sequence ATGTTTATTTGTCTTGACCTAGGGGGAACGCACGTACGCGGGACCTGGCTGGATGAACAGGGAAAACACGGTCCTGTCCTGGTTCTGCCCAGAAAGAAAACTCTAGAAGGAACAAAAGAGGCCTTAAGCGAACTTATTATAAGGCTTAAAGGTGACTGCCCGAGTCAGGTGCAAAAGATTGGCCTGGCCAGTGCTGGACCTTTTGACCGGCAAGGAAAAGTGTACCTCTCTCCCACCAATATGCCAGAACTTTCCGGTTTCAAAGTGGGCTCTTTTATTCAAGAACGGTTTGCTCTGGATGTTATTTTGGAAAACGATGCCCAGGCAGCAGCCCTGGGTGAGGTCTGGCAGGGGGGACTCAAGGGAGAAAACCATGCCATTGTACTTACTTTGGGTACAGGAGTTGGGTCGGGGGTGATTTTTAATGCTCGGATCTGGCGGGGTGCTCATGATACTGGACCAGAGCTAGGACATATTTATCTGGGACCGGGCCTGGGGGAAAAGTGTGGTTGTGGTCAGGTCGGTTGCGCTGAGACTTGGTTAAATAAAAAGGCCTTATTGGATTTGTTTGCGAAACATGAGCTAGCCTTGAATGACCCGAAAGAAATCTGGCCGTATTTAAAAAATGGGCATGCTGGAGGCATTAAAGCCTTGAGAGAATATGGTCACAGGCTAGGACTTTTTTTAACTCAGTTAATGATAATTTTTGACATCAAAGCTATTGGCCTTGCCGGAGGCATAAGTAGCCTTAGTAGGTATTTTTTGACAGGGACTTGGATAACAATAAAACAACGTTTGCAAAAAAGACCCTGGCTGTGGCCGGAAAAGATCGTCGCCAGTCCTGACCCCCAAATGAGCGCTCTATGGGGCATGGCCAGTTTGATGAGGGGGGATTATGAGGCTGAATAG